Proteins from a genomic interval of Geodermatophilus obscurus DSM 43160:
- a CDS encoding cysteine desulfurase-like protein, with product MSYDVAAVRACFPALRAGAAHFDGPGGSQVPESVAAAVAATLTSPIANRGRVTRAERNADDVVLAARQAVADLVAGDPGGVVFGRSATQLTYDLSRVLSAGWGPGDEVVVTRLDHDANVRPWVQAARARGVTVRWAGFDPATGELAPEAVGGLLSDRTRLVAVTGASNLIGTRPDVAAISALAHDAGALTYVDGVHLTAHAAVDVAALGADLYACSPYKFLGPHCGCVVASPGLLETLHPDKLLPSTDAVPERFELGTLPYELLAGTTAAVDFLAGLGGPEGDRRARLEVGMAALEAHEDRLRERIEDGVRALPGVTVWSRAARRTPTLLLTFGGRDAADAYRFLAGRGVNAPAGSFYAIEASRWLGLGDAGGLRVGLAPYNDDEDVDRLLAGLGEWLDD from the coding sequence GTGAGCTACGACGTCGCCGCCGTCCGCGCCTGCTTCCCCGCCCTGCGCGCCGGGGCCGCCCACTTCGACGGTCCGGGCGGCTCCCAGGTGCCCGAGTCGGTGGCCGCCGCGGTGGCGGCCACCCTCACCTCGCCGATCGCCAACCGCGGGCGGGTCACCCGGGCAGAGCGCAACGCCGACGACGTCGTCCTCGCCGCGCGGCAGGCGGTCGCGGACCTCGTCGCCGGAGACCCGGGCGGGGTGGTGTTCGGCCGCAGCGCGACCCAGCTGACCTACGACCTCTCCCGTGTGCTGTCCGCCGGCTGGGGCCCGGGCGACGAGGTCGTGGTGACCCGGCTGGACCACGACGCGAACGTCCGCCCGTGGGTGCAGGCCGCACGCGCCCGCGGGGTCACCGTGCGGTGGGCGGGGTTCGACCCGGCCACCGGCGAGCTGGCGCCCGAGGCGGTCGGCGGGCTGCTCTCCGACCGCACGCGGCTGGTCGCCGTGACCGGTGCCTCCAACCTCATCGGCACCCGGCCGGACGTCGCCGCGATCAGCGCCCTGGCACACGACGCCGGCGCCCTCACCTACGTCGACGGCGTGCACCTGACCGCGCACGCCGCGGTGGACGTCGCCGCGCTCGGCGCCGACCTCTACGCCTGCTCCCCGTACAAGTTCCTCGGCCCGCACTGCGGCTGCGTCGTCGCGAGCCCCGGCCTGCTGGAGACGCTGCACCCGGACAAGCTGCTGCCCTCCACCGACGCCGTCCCCGAGCGGTTCGAGCTCGGCACGCTGCCCTACGAGCTGCTGGCCGGCACCACCGCGGCGGTCGACTTCCTCGCCGGGCTCGGCGGCCCGGAGGGCGACCGCCGCGCCCGGCTCGAGGTCGGGATGGCGGCGCTGGAGGCGCACGAGGACCGGCTGCGGGAGCGCATCGAGGACGGCGTCCGCGCGCTGCCCGGCGTCACCGTGTGGTCCCGCGCCGCCCGGCGCACGCCCACCCTGCTGCTCACCTTCGGGGGGCGCGACGCCGCCGACGCGTACCGGTTCCTCGCCGGACGCGGGGTCAACGCGCCCGCCGGGTCCTTCTACGCGATCGAGGCCTCCCGGTGGCTCGGCCTGGGCGACGCCGGCGGCCTGCGGGTCGGGCTCGCGCCGTACAACGACGACGAGGACGTGGACCGGCTGCTCGCCGGGCTGGGGGAGTGGCTGGACGACTGA
- a CDS encoding NDMA-dependent alcohol dehydrogenase: MPVNTRGAILRSAPGKYEVVDLVADDPRQGELQVKLAASGMCHSDDHIATGDMPVGHYPFLGGHEGAGVVTAVGPGTPGFKEGDHVVFSFLPGCGRCRYCANGQQYICDSGANLLIGSRWDDAESFRFSTTDGTPVGQMCGLGTFAEVTTVDVRSTVKIPDDIPLDVACLVGCGVGTGWGTAVQAGEVKAGDTVIVMGIGGIGINAVQGAAHAGASHVIAVDPVAFKREKAMELGATHAFESIEEAAEFSRSVTNGQGADKALVTVGILKGEHVAQAFEAIGKGGRVVITGLGDLTDVGIPINPSMLALFTKEIRGALFGDQNPSADMLKMLRLYQEGKIKLDELITKRYKLDDIQQGYEDMHAGKNIRGVIVYD, encoded by the coding sequence GTGCCCGTCAACACCCGCGGCGCGATCCTGCGCTCCGCCCCCGGCAAGTACGAGGTCGTGGACCTGGTCGCCGACGACCCGCGCCAGGGCGAACTCCAGGTCAAGCTGGCGGCGTCCGGCATGTGCCACTCGGACGACCACATCGCCACCGGTGACATGCCGGTCGGCCACTACCCCTTCCTGGGCGGCCACGAGGGCGCCGGCGTCGTGACGGCGGTCGGTCCCGGCACCCCCGGCTTCAAGGAGGGCGACCACGTCGTCTTCTCGTTCCTCCCCGGCTGCGGCCGGTGCCGCTACTGCGCCAACGGTCAGCAGTACATCTGCGACTCGGGCGCCAACCTGCTGATCGGCTCGCGCTGGGACGACGCGGAGAGCTTCCGCTTCAGCACCACGGACGGCACGCCGGTCGGCCAGATGTGCGGCCTGGGCACCTTCGCCGAGGTGACCACGGTCGACGTCCGGTCGACGGTGAAGATCCCCGACGACATCCCGCTGGACGTGGCCTGCCTCGTCGGCTGCGGCGTCGGCACCGGCTGGGGGACGGCGGTGCAGGCCGGCGAGGTCAAGGCCGGTGACACGGTGATCGTCATGGGCATCGGCGGCATCGGCATCAACGCGGTCCAGGGTGCCGCGCACGCCGGGGCGAGCCACGTGATCGCGGTCGACCCGGTGGCGTTCAAGCGGGAGAAGGCCATGGAGCTGGGCGCGACGCACGCCTTCGAGAGCATCGAGGAGGCCGCCGAGTTCAGCCGCAGCGTCACCAACGGCCAGGGTGCCGACAAGGCACTGGTCACCGTGGGCATCCTGAAGGGCGAGCACGTCGCCCAGGCGTTCGAGGCGATCGGCAAGGGAGGGCGGGTGGTGATCACCGGCCTCGGCGACCTCACCGACGTGGGCATCCCGATCAACCCCAGCATGCTGGCGTTGTTCACCAAGGAGATCCGCGGCGCCCTGTTCGGCGACCAGAACCCCAGCGCCGACATGCTGAAGATGCTGCGGCTCTACCAGGAGGGGAAGATCAAGCTCGACGAGCTGATCACCAAGCGGTACAAGCTCGACGACATCCAGCAGGGCTACGAGGACATGCACGCCGGCAAGAACATCCGCGGCGTCATCGTCTACGACTGA
- a CDS encoding iron-containing alcohol dehydrogenase, with the protein MTAAAPARPARPAGLAVRAAQPRPAPTVAPFSKYLVPEVVFGWGALSEAGWAARRLGAQRPFVVTDAGLVQAGWWSELAGHLAEAGLRGTVWQELTPNPKDHEVAAGTERYLESGCDVIVGLGGGSVIDAAKAIAVVAGNGGQILDYEGVDKVTAAIPPTVMCPSTAGTGADVSQFAVITDTTRRLKATLIGRALVPDISITDPRLLTTMPDDLAAATGLDALTHGIEAFVSRASGPLTDVHALHAIELICASLRGTLDRPEDPAGRTAMAQASLEAGLAFTNAILGATHAMSHQVGGLLDLPHGVVNGVLLPHVIRFNARSEPDRFTPVARAMGIDVTGLPADVAAEEAAEAVGRLAADLGCPRGLAELGVREADIDTLATTTLGDACLSTNPRDADHADVAALFRGAL; encoded by the coding sequence ATGACCGCCGCGGCCCCGGCCCGGCCCGCGCGCCCGGCCGGCCTCGCGGTACGGGCCGCCCAACCGCGGCCGGCGCCGACGGTCGCCCCGTTCAGCAAGTACCTGGTGCCCGAGGTGGTCTTCGGCTGGGGCGCGCTGTCCGAGGCGGGCTGGGCGGCCCGCCGGCTGGGTGCGCAGCGGCCGTTCGTCGTCACCGACGCCGGGCTGGTGCAGGCCGGCTGGTGGAGCGAGCTCGCCGGGCACCTCGCCGAGGCGGGGCTGCGGGGGACGGTGTGGCAGGAGCTGACGCCCAACCCCAAGGACCACGAGGTCGCGGCGGGCACCGAGCGCTACCTGGAGAGCGGCTGCGACGTCATCGTCGGCCTCGGCGGCGGGTCGGTGATCGACGCGGCCAAGGCGATCGCGGTCGTGGCCGGCAACGGCGGGCAGATCCTGGACTACGAGGGCGTCGACAAGGTCACCGCCGCGATCCCGCCGACCGTCATGTGCCCCAGCACGGCGGGCACCGGCGCCGACGTCTCGCAGTTCGCCGTCATCACCGACACCACCCGCCGGCTCAAGGCCACCCTGATCGGCCGGGCACTGGTCCCCGACATCTCGATCACCGATCCGCGGCTGCTCACCACGATGCCCGACGACCTCGCCGCCGCCACCGGCCTGGACGCCCTCACCCACGGCATCGAGGCGTTCGTGTCCCGGGCGTCCGGCCCGCTCACCGACGTGCACGCGCTGCACGCCATCGAGCTGATCTGCGCCTCGCTGCGCGGCACCCTCGACCGGCCGGAGGACCCCGCCGGGCGCACCGCGATGGCCCAGGCCAGCCTCGAGGCGGGGCTGGCCTTCACCAACGCGATCCTCGGCGCCACGCACGCCATGAGCCACCAGGTCGGCGGCCTGCTCGACCTGCCCCACGGCGTCGTCAACGGCGTCCTGCTGCCGCACGTCATCCGGTTCAACGCCCGCAGCGAGCCGGACCGGTTCACACCCGTCGCCCGAGCCATGGGCATCGACGTCACCGGGCTGCCCGCCGACGTCGCCGCCGAGGAGGCCGCCGAGGCCGTCGGCCGGCTGGCCGCGGACCTGGGCTGCCCGCGCGGGCTGGCCGAGCTGGGGGTGCGGGAGGCCGACATCGACACCCTGGCCACCACCACGCTCGGCGACGCCTGCCTGTCGACCAACCCCCGCGACGCCGACCACGCCGACGTCGCGGCGCTGTTCCGCGGCGCCCTGTGA
- a CDS encoding AAA family ATPase translates to MSTPIQARRLDVTGMVRVARERVVARIREAEVVAAALSAGRNVLLEGPPGTGKTTLLRALADGAGVPLVLVEGNAELTPTRLVGHHDASRVLSEDYRPENFVPGPLTRAMTDGAILYVEEFNRVPEETMNVLLGVLSEREMHVPRFGRVTARPTFRLVAAMNPFDAVGTARVTPALYDRSCRVAMGYQDEDAELAVVAAATGGPGPLVGRSVRSVRITRDHPELRIGSSVRGAIDTVLIAVELATVRGHGADEDSTGLDAALAALTGKVTLADGATRPVEDVVADIWRRAGEELGKG, encoded by the coding sequence GTGAGCACACCCATCCAGGCCCGGCGCCTGGACGTCACCGGCATGGTCCGGGTCGCCCGCGAGCGGGTCGTCGCCCGCATCCGGGAGGCCGAGGTCGTCGCCGCCGCGCTGTCGGCGGGCCGGAACGTGCTGCTCGAGGGGCCCCCGGGCACCGGGAAGACGACACTGCTGCGGGCGCTGGCCGACGGTGCGGGCGTGCCCCTGGTGCTGGTCGAGGGCAACGCCGAGCTGACCCCCACCCGGCTGGTCGGGCACCACGACGCCTCGCGGGTGCTCAGCGAGGACTACCGGCCGGAGAACTTCGTGCCCGGCCCGCTGACCCGGGCGATGACCGACGGGGCCATCCTCTACGTCGAGGAGTTCAACCGGGTGCCCGAGGAGACGATGAACGTCCTGCTCGGCGTGCTGTCCGAGCGGGAGATGCACGTGCCCCGCTTCGGCCGGGTGACCGCCCGGCCCACGTTCCGGCTGGTGGCGGCCATGAACCCGTTCGACGCCGTCGGCACCGCGCGGGTCACCCCCGCGCTCTACGACCGGTCCTGCCGCGTCGCCATGGGCTACCAGGACGAGGACGCCGAGCTCGCCGTCGTCGCCGCCGCGACCGGTGGCCCCGGGCCGCTGGTGGGGCGGTCGGTGCGCTCGGTGCGGATCACCCGGGACCACCCCGAGCTGCGGATCGGCTCCTCGGTGCGCGGGGCGATCGACACCGTGCTCATCGCGGTGGAGCTGGCCACCGTCCGGGGGCACGGCGCCGACGAGGACAGCACCGGCCTGGACGCCGCGCTCGCCGCCCTGACCGGCAAGGTCACCCTCGCCGACGGCGCGACGCGACCGGTGGAGGACGTCGTCGCCGACATCTGGCGCCGGGCGGGTGAGGAGCTGGGAAAAGGCTGA
- a CDS encoding bifunctional 3-(3-hydroxy-phenyl)propionate/3-hydroxycinnamic acid hydroxylase: MTGRPVVVVGAGPVGLTAALLLARRGLAVVVLERQPASYGLPRAVHLDDEALRALADAGVADGFLQVSCPMGGLRLLDGRHRVLAGFARSSSSGLHGWPQGSMFSQPDLEELLLAAVRGEPAVELRPGCELVDLTQDDGVTLTVRDRASGARSRVRAAAVLGCDGANSTVRTLIGARMRDLGRPDRWLVADLRSPEPLPLWPGVHQVCDPHRAATAMPVAGDRYRFEFRLLPGETRDDLAARLPGLLAPWGAAGAEVVRVAEYVYRAQVADRWRTGRVLLAGDAAHLTPPFIGQGLGLGLRDVHQLVWKLAAVLAGTAPERLLDTHQAEREPHARAMVRLALLLGRLMTGGGRGAAVLRRAVLAGVGRVPAVARFATDSRTPPLRRGPLVVRRGRAGRRLAGTLLPRAAVVCQGRRGPVDDVLGPWTARLRLLAPGRLAVRPSGGREVEVADVDGVLTAWLRGAGAAAVVVRPDRIVLSAS, encoded by the coding sequence GTGACGGGGCGCCCGGTGGTCGTGGTCGGCGCCGGGCCGGTGGGGCTGACGGCGGCGCTGCTGCTGGCCCGCCGCGGACTCGCGGTCGTCGTCCTCGAGCGGCAGCCGGCGTCCTACGGCCTGCCGCGCGCGGTGCACCTGGACGACGAGGCGCTGCGGGCGCTGGCCGACGCCGGCGTCGCCGACGGCTTCCTGCAGGTCAGCTGCCCGATGGGCGGGCTGCGGCTGCTCGACGGCCGCCACCGGGTGCTCGCCGGTTTCGCCCGCTCGTCCTCGTCGGGGCTGCACGGCTGGCCGCAGGGGTCGATGTTCTCCCAGCCCGATCTGGAGGAGCTGCTGCTGGCGGCCGTCCGCGGGGAGCCCGCCGTGGAGCTGCGCCCCGGCTGCGAGCTGGTGGACCTGACCCAGGACGACGGCGTCACGCTGACCGTGCGCGACCGGGCCTCCGGCGCGCGGTCCCGGGTGCGGGCCGCGGCGGTGCTCGGCTGCGACGGCGCGAACAGCACGGTCCGCACGCTGATCGGGGCGCGCATGCGCGACCTGGGCCGGCCCGACCGCTGGCTGGTGGCCGACCTGCGCTCACCGGAGCCGCTGCCGCTGTGGCCGGGGGTGCACCAGGTGTGCGACCCGCACCGGGCGGCGACCGCCATGCCGGTGGCCGGCGACCGCTACCGCTTCGAGTTCCGCCTGCTGCCCGGGGAGACCCGCGACGACCTGGCCGCCCGGCTGCCCGGGCTGCTCGCGCCGTGGGGCGCCGCGGGCGCCGAGGTGGTGCGGGTCGCCGAGTACGTCTACCGGGCGCAGGTGGCCGACCGCTGGCGGACCGGTCGGGTGCTGCTGGCCGGGGACGCCGCGCACCTGACCCCGCCGTTCATCGGGCAGGGGTTGGGGCTGGGGTTGCGCGACGTCCACCAGCTGGTCTGGAAGCTGGCCGCGGTCCTGGCCGGGACGGCGCCCGAACGGCTGCTCGACACCCACCAGGCCGAGCGCGAGCCGCACGCACGGGCGATGGTGCGGCTGGCGCTGCTGCTGGGCCGGCTGATGACCGGCGGCGGCCGGGGAGCCGCGGTGCTGCGCCGGGCGGTGCTCGCGGGGGTGGGGCGGGTGCCCGCCGTCGCCCGCTTCGCCACCGACAGCCGCACCCCGCCGCTGCGCCGCGGGCCGCTGGTGGTGCGCCGGGGGCGTGCCGGCCGGCGGCTCGCGGGCACGCTGCTGCCGCGTGCAGCCGTCGTGTGCCAGGGCCGCCGGGGGCCGGTGGACGACGTCCTCGGCCCGTGGACGGCGCGGCTGCGGTTGCTCGCCCCCGGCCGGCTGGCAGTGCGTCCGTCCGGAGGGCGCGAGGTCGAGGTGGCCGACGTCGACGGTGTGCTCACGGCGTGGCTGCGGGGGGCCGGAGCGGCCGCGGTCGTCGTCCGGCCCGACCGGATCGTGCTCTCGGCGTCCTGA
- a CDS encoding sensor histidine kinase: protein MRAPDISQLTGLRSSKPSWYAEYRQTVDDLDRALGSLEHIAGVLSATGQGADALCRAVVDATAEHLGEPWAVLALSGTALPLARPRMLGRGPSGVGVEHLALLPEVVRRPVAEALAADAVEPWQTADGAVVVPLVVDGEPVGALVACGGPRRRATAADLAILRIAANQSAVALLSDHLLARSEGLRRQTEELYAQAQQRALDLAERHEQLAEAERRLDVAAQREAVDAERHRIARELHDSVAQHVLSAGMTIEWCRPEVAHHGEVYERLGHAKALTREAVERLRGAIHALSSDGHGDGDGLPALLARLSDVAPVPGLAVAVRVEGRPRELPAEVEHSLFRIASECLFNTARHAEATRSTVRLAYRPDELRLSVADDGCGDPDVLRRALRASGRQDDGYHRGLGNIASRCAEMGATVRFTRARMGGVRVEVRMPWDAVDG from the coding sequence ATGCGCGCACCGGACATCTCCCAGCTCACCGGGCTGCGCTCGTCCAAGCCCAGCTGGTACGCCGAGTACCGGCAGACCGTCGACGACCTGGACCGCGCGCTGGGCTCACTCGAACACATCGCGGGCGTGCTGTCGGCCACCGGGCAGGGCGCCGACGCGCTCTGCCGGGCGGTCGTCGACGCCACCGCCGAGCACCTGGGGGAGCCGTGGGCGGTGCTCGCGCTGTCCGGGACGGCGCTGCCGCTGGCCCGCCCGCGGATGCTCGGCCGCGGTCCCTCCGGGGTCGGCGTGGAGCACCTGGCGCTGCTGCCCGAGGTGGTGCGCCGCCCGGTCGCCGAGGCGCTGGCCGCCGACGCCGTGGAGCCGTGGCAGACCGCGGACGGCGCGGTCGTCGTCCCCCTGGTGGTGGACGGCGAGCCGGTCGGCGCGCTGGTGGCCTGCGGCGGGCCCCGGCGGAGGGCGACCGCCGCGGACCTGGCCATCCTGCGGATCGCGGCCAACCAGTCGGCCGTCGCGCTGCTCTCCGACCACCTCCTCGCGCGGTCGGAGGGGCTGCGCCGGCAGACCGAGGAGCTCTACGCGCAGGCCCAGCAGCGTGCCCTCGACCTCGCCGAGCGGCACGAACAGCTGGCCGAGGCCGAGCGCCGGCTCGACGTCGCCGCGCAGCGCGAGGCGGTGGACGCCGAGCGGCACCGGATCGCCCGCGAGCTGCACGACAGCGTGGCCCAGCACGTGCTCTCGGCCGGGATGACGATCGAGTGGTGCCGGCCGGAGGTGGCCCACCACGGCGAGGTCTACGAGCGGCTCGGACACGCCAAGGCGCTGACCCGGGAGGCGGTGGAGCGGCTGCGCGGCGCGATCCACGCGCTCTCCTCCGACGGGCACGGCGACGGCGACGGGTTGCCCGCGCTGCTCGCCCGGCTCTCCGACGTCGCCCCCGTGCCCGGCCTGGCGGTCGCCGTCCGGGTGGAGGGGCGCCCGCGCGAGCTGCCCGCCGAGGTGGAGCACTCGCTCTTCCGGATCGCGTCGGAGTGCCTGTTCAACACCGCCCGGCACGCCGAGGCCACCCGGAGCACGGTGCGGCTGGCCTACCGGCCCGACGAGCTGCGGCTGTCGGTCGCCGACGACGGGTGCGGCGACCCCGACGTGCTGCGCCGGGCGCTGCGGGCCTCCGGGCGGCAGGACGACGGGTACCACCGCGGGCTGGGCAACATCGCCTCCCGCTGCGCGGAGATGGGGGCGACGGTGCGCTTCACGCGGGCGCGGATGGGCGGGGTGCGGGTGGAGGTCCGGATGCCGTGGGACGCCGTCGATGGATGA